In one Arachis duranensis cultivar V14167 chromosome 9, aradu.V14167.gnm2.J7QH, whole genome shotgun sequence genomic region, the following are encoded:
- the LOC107467511 gene encoding uncharacterized protein LOC107467511, translated as MEDTSGKKRVRCDSDDSVLESPEAKRLRDDLLEFFNDADEAPSTQDLDSVMRSLQEEISASSSQAPFPVTSDSGESQPQIGYLQEASDDELGLPPPGNSLVVLEENGEDAAAELVRVSSDSSGIGELWEFEDRIPSYDSFGFENGFAYESNTDYVAFDGLFDHSDVYYDSADFTESWRHESLPAQ; from the coding sequence ATGGAAGATACGAGTGGCAAAAAGAGGGTCCGTTGTGACTCGGACGACTCAGTGCTGGAATCGCCCGAGGCGAAGCGACTCAGGGACGATTTACTCGAGTTCTTCAACGACGCCGACGAAGCGCCTTCCACTCAGGATCTTGACTCCGTCATGAGGAGCTTGCAAGAGGAGATTTCCGCGTCTTCCTCGCAAGCTCCGTTCCCCGTGACGTCAGATTCCGGCGAGTCTCAGCCTCAGATCGGTTACCTTCAGGAGGCTTCTGACGACGAGCTTGGCCTTCCGCCGCCGGGGAACTCCTTGGTGGTGCTGGAGGAGAACGGAGAGGACGCTGCGGCTGAGTTGGTACGTGTTTCGTCTGACTCGTCCGGAATAGGCGAGTTATGGGAATTTGAGGATCGGATCCCGAGTTACGACTCGTTTGGTTTTGAAAACGGATTTGCTTATGAGAGCAACACTGATTACGTAGCATTTGATGGCCTTTTCGATCACTCTGATGTATATTATGACTCGGCCGATTTCACTGAGTCGTGGCGGCACGAGTCCTTGCCGGCACAA